A genome region from Deltaproteobacteria bacterium includes the following:
- a CDS encoding YkgJ family cysteine cluster protein, with amino-acid sequence MRSHCIRCGACCSTASPTLHPEDLDILQQEVIAFRDLFTLRKGEMVHDNVRGLLITLPEEMIKVKTDASGACRFYNSRDKACGIYDHRPIQCREQACWDTQALERRNRTPRITRKELLTAYPSLIRLIESHENRFGLSQLEECVRSLRSVEDGTAQPLMDLLKYDYAFRAFVRDKMGIPFDETDFLFGRPLMDLLRMHGLTTETNEEGAYVVRPLRARAR; translated from the coding sequence ATGAGATCGCATTGCATCCGATGCGGCGCCTGCTGCAGTACGGCGTCCCCGACCCTCCATCCTGAAGACCTGGATATCCTCCAACAAGAAGTCATCGCTTTCCGTGATCTGTTCACCCTGCGCAAGGGAGAAATGGTACACGACAATGTTCGGGGCCTGCTCATCACCCTGCCCGAGGAGATGATCAAGGTCAAAACGGACGCTTCCGGAGCCTGTCGATTCTATAACTCGAGGGACAAGGCCTGCGGGATCTACGATCATCGTCCCATTCAGTGCCGCGAACAAGCATGCTGGGACACCCAAGCCCTGGAACGAAGAAACCGGACGCCGCGCATCACTCGAAAAGAGCTTCTGACGGCGTATCCTTCGCTGATCCGTTTGATCGAGTCCCACGAAAACCGGTTCGGATTGTCCCAATTGGAAGAGTGTGTGAGAAGTCTGAGATCCGTCGAGGACGGCACTGCGCAACCGTTGATGGACCTGCTGAAATACGATTACGCTTTCCGAGCTTTTGTCAGGGATAAGATGGGCATACCTTTCGATGAGACGGACTTTTTGTTCGGCCGCCCCCTGATGGATCTTCTGCGGATGCACGGCCTGACAACGGAGACAAACGAGGAAGGCGCGTACGTGGTGAGACCGTTGCGTGCGAGGGCGCGCTAG
- the typA gene encoding translational GTPase TypA — translation MKARNDVRNIAIIAHVDHGKTTLVDAMLWQSGTFRAHEQVAERVMDSMDLEREKGITIMAKNTAITYKGVKINIVDTPGHADFGGEVERALNMVDGVMLLVDASEGPLPQTRFVLSKSLAAGLPIIVVINKIDRPDRRIAEVLDETYDLLIDLDAKEEQLEFPVLYTNAKAGLALTDPDGEGRDLQPLFEAILSHIPAPVCEESAPLQFLVTNLDWSDYVGRIAVGKVVNGVLAQGSRVALMKKGESAGVSALRELYTFSGLERVPAKSVAAGDIAAVAGVENAFIGDTFCDPEDPHPLPAISVEEPTMSMEFSVNTSPLSGAEGSILTSRRIKARLEKETLYNVSIRVAPGETPDAFVVSARGELQLAVLVETMRREGFELSLSTPRIITKEIHGVKSEPLEMAVIDVPEGYVGVITEKMSARRGKMTKMVNHGSGRVRLEFKIPTRGLIGYRSQFLTDTRGEGILTTLVIGHTPYAGDISGRTNGSLVSDRSGKAVTYAIFHLQPRGQIFVKPNDPLYPGLVVGENSRSQDIAVNMTKEKKLTNIRAAMSDEALRLIPPRTFTLEQAIEYIKDDELVEVTPKSIRLRKKGRIK, via the coding sequence ATGAAAGCTCGAAACGACGTGCGCAACATCGCCATTATCGCCCACGTAGACCACGGCAAGACCACTCTGGTCGACGCCATGCTCTGGCAGAGCGGAACCTTCCGCGCGCATGAACAGGTGGCCGAACGGGTCATGGACAGTATGGACCTGGAACGGGAAAAGGGCATTACCATCATGGCCAAGAACACGGCCATCACCTACAAGGGGGTGAAGATCAACATAGTGGATACCCCCGGTCACGCGGATTTCGGCGGTGAAGTGGAGCGCGCCCTGAACATGGTGGACGGCGTCATGCTACTGGTCGATGCCTCCGAAGGTCCCCTGCCCCAGACCCGATTCGTTCTCAGCAAGTCCCTGGCCGCGGGTCTTCCGATCATTGTTGTGATCAACAAGATCGACCGGCCCGACCGGCGCATTGCCGAAGTGCTCGACGAAACCTACGATCTGCTCATCGACCTGGACGCCAAGGAGGAGCAGCTCGAATTCCCCGTACTGTATACCAACGCCAAGGCAGGCCTGGCCCTCACCGACCCGGACGGCGAAGGGCGTGACCTTCAACCGCTTTTCGAAGCCATCCTCAGCCATATCCCGGCGCCGGTGTGCGAGGAATCGGCGCCGCTGCAGTTCCTGGTCACCAACCTCGACTGGTCCGACTATGTGGGACGCATCGCGGTAGGAAAGGTGGTCAACGGGGTGCTGGCGCAGGGGTCAAGGGTCGCCCTCATGAAAAAGGGAGAATCGGCCGGCGTGTCGGCGCTGAGAGAACTCTACACCTTCTCGGGCCTCGAACGCGTCCCGGCCAAATCCGTTGCGGCCGGCGATATCGCAGCCGTGGCCGGGGTGGAAAACGCCTTTATCGGGGATACGTTCTGCGATCCCGAAGACCCGCACCCGCTTCCCGCCATCAGCGTGGAAGAACCCACCATGTCCATGGAATTTTCGGTGAACACTTCTCCGCTGTCCGGCGCCGAGGGTTCCATCCTCACCTCCCGCCGGATCAAAGCCCGGCTGGAAAAGGAGACGCTGTACAACGTATCGATAAGGGTGGCGCCGGGTGAGACGCCGGACGCCTTTGTGGTCAGCGCCAGAGGCGAACTGCAGTTGGCGGTGCTGGTGGAGACCATGCGTCGGGAGGGATTCGAACTCTCCCTGTCCACCCCCCGGATCATCACCAAGGAGATACATGGGGTGAAATCCGAGCCGCTGGAAATGGCGGTCATCGACGTGCCGGAAGGCTATGTGGGCGTCATCACCGAAAAAATGAGCGCCCGCCGGGGAAAGATGACCAAAATGGTGAACCACGGCAGCGGCCGCGTGCGGCTGGAATTCAAAATTCCCACTAGGGGACTTATCGGCTACCGGTCCCAGTTCCTCACCGACACCCGCGGCGAGGGGATCCTCACCACCCTGGTCATCGGACACACCCCCTACGCCGGAGATATCAGCGGCCGCACCAACGGCTCGCTTGTGTCCGACCGGTCGGGCAAGGCTGTCACCTACGCCATTTTCCACCTGCAGCCGCGGGGACAGATATTCGTAAAACCCAACGACCCCCTCTATCCCGGGCTGGTCGTGGGCGAAAACTCCCGCTCCCAGGACATAGCGGTCAACATGACCAAGGAAAAGAAGCTGACCAACATCCGCGCCGCCATGTCCGACGAGGCGCTGCGGCTCATCCCTCCCCGCACCTTCACCCTGGAACAGGCCATCGAATACATCAAGGACGACGAACTGGTGGAAGTGACCCCAAAATCTATACGATTACGGAAGAAGGGAAGAATCAAATAA